A single region of the Leptolyngbya subtilissima AS-A7 genome encodes:
- a CDS encoding serine hydrolase domain-containing protein produces the protein MDQGMQVALKEAVDQTLTQAQMLGAAIAIRIEGKPSLAMGVGHQDLSQTIPLSTDASFYIYSVTKSLIAAAVLHQVSEGCLSLDTPIQDYWLDFLVATPITLRQILSHSSGLPDYGGLPAYNEAVKATPSAPWSPEAFLEVASSRGLLFDPGQGWSYSNIGYLALKLLLEKVTGQSMQGYLDELFFAPLGLKQTFVAASLDDVTGLTPGYTSIFGDELEDMSQRYHPGWVSHGVVVSTAAELAKMMHALITGHILDPTLVEQMAQPVHSLGPYSPLQNVGCGLGLFVDTASPYGRVAGHNGGGPGYSIAAFHFSALAGRSATIAAATNKEGDNVGVNVVYALAHVLAQA, from the coding sequence ATGGATCAAGGCATGCAAGTGGCGCTTAAAGAAGCGGTTGACCAAACGCTGACTCAGGCTCAAATGCTGGGGGCGGCGATCGCCATTCGTATAGAAGGCAAGCCCTCGCTCGCTATGGGCGTAGGGCATCAAGACCTGAGCCAGACGATACCGCTCTCCACCGACGCCAGCTTCTATATCTACAGTGTGACTAAATCGCTCATTGCGGCGGCGGTTCTGCACCAAGTTAGCGAAGGATGCCTTAGTCTGGACACACCTATTCAAGATTATTGGTTAGATTTTCTAGTCGCAACGCCCATTACCCTGCGTCAGATTCTCAGCCATAGCAGCGGCTTGCCCGATTACGGTGGTCTGCCGGCCTACAACGAGGCGGTAAAAGCAACCCCTAGTGCTCCCTGGTCGCCCGAGGCCTTTCTTGAGGTGGCCTCTAGTCGAGGATTGCTGTTTGACCCTGGCCAGGGCTGGTCCTATTCCAACATTGGCTATTTAGCGCTCAAGCTGCTGCTAGAGAAGGTCACAGGGCAATCTATGCAGGGCTATTTAGACGAGCTATTCTTTGCGCCCTTGGGCTTGAAGCAGACCTTTGTCGCCGCTTCGCTAGACGATGTCACGGGCCTGACGCCAGGCTATACGTCTATATTTGGCGATGAGCTTGAGGATATGTCGCAGCGCTACCATCCCGGCTGGGTTTCCCATGGAGTAGTGGTGTCTACGGCAGCAGAGCTGGCCAAGATGATGCATGCCCTAATCACAGGTCATATTCTCGACCCAACGCTGGTAGAGCAGATGGCTCAGCCGGTTCACAGCTTGGGGCCGTACTCACCCCTGCAAAATGTGGGCTGCGGGCTAGGACTGTTTGTGGATACCGCATCGCCCTATGGTCGAGTCGCGGGGCACAACGGTGGCGGGCCAGGCTATTCGATCGCAGCTTTTCACTTTTCGGCCCTAGCCGGTCGCTCCGCCACCATCGCTGCCGCCACCAATAAAGAAGGCGATAACGTGGGTGTAAATGTGGTCTACGCCCTAGCCCACGTGCTAGCCCAAGCGTGA
- the purH gene encoding bifunctional phosphoribosylaminoimidazolecarboxamide formyltransferase/IMP cyclohydrolase, with product MARLALLSVSDKTGLVELAKTLVEEFGFDLVSSGGTAKAIAAAGLPVTKVSDYTGSPEILGGRVKTLHPKIHGGILARQDLAEDQKDLADNGIRPLDLVVVNLYPFEQTIAKEGVTMADAIENIDIGGPAMLRAAAKNHAHLTVLCSAEQYEPYLEALRASDGQVPLEFRQECARAAFWHTASYDQAIATYLTASTSEPDTLPQQWAMTGRQQATLRYGENPHQTAAWYRTGSTPTGWAGAEQLQGKELSYNNLVDLEAARRIIAEFPSDRPAAAVLKHTNPCGVGMGDTLASAYRRAYDADDVSAFGGIVVLNRPIDADTAEQLTGTFLECIVAPGCDRAAQDILAKKQNLRVLVLEDLLTGPTQVVNAIAGGFLLQAPDTYRDDPATWQIVTEAKPTEAELAEMLFAWRVVKHVKSNAIVVTHQQQTLGIGAGQMNRVGSVSIALAQAGAKAQGAVLASDGFFPFDDSVRTAAAAGIRTVVQPGGSRRDDDSIKAANELGLIMAMTGVRHFLH from the coding sequence ATGGCGCGCCTGGCACTGTTGAGCGTATCGGATAAAACCGGGCTGGTAGAATTAGCCAAAACTTTGGTAGAAGAGTTTGGCTTTGACCTAGTCAGCAGCGGCGGTACGGCGAAGGCGATCGCAGCGGCAGGCCTCCCCGTCACCAAAGTCTCTGACTACACCGGCTCACCCGAAATCCTTGGCGGACGCGTCAAGACGCTGCACCCCAAAATCCACGGCGGCATTTTGGCGCGGCAAGACCTGGCCGAAGACCAGAAAGATTTGGCCGACAATGGCATTCGCCCCCTAGATCTGGTGGTGGTGAACCTCTACCCTTTTGAGCAGACGATCGCAAAAGAAGGCGTGACCATGGCCGATGCGATCGAGAATATCGACATCGGCGGGCCAGCCATGCTGCGGGCGGCCGCCAAAAACCACGCCCACCTGACCGTGCTATGCAGTGCCGAGCAGTATGAGCCTTATCTGGAGGCGCTACGCGCTAGCGATGGCCAGGTGCCGCTAGAGTTTCGCCAAGAGTGTGCGCGGGCGGCGTTTTGGCACACGGCCAGCTACGACCAGGCGATCGCTACCTACCTCACCGCATCCACTAGCGAACCAGATACCCTACCTCAGCAGTGGGCCATGACGGGTCGCCAGCAGGCGACATTGCGCTACGGCGAGAATCCTCACCAGACCGCTGCCTGGTATCGCACGGGTTCCACTCCCACTGGGTGGGCTGGGGCCGAGCAGCTCCAGGGCAAAGAGCTGAGCTACAACAATCTGGTAGATCTCGAGGCAGCGCGGCGGATTATTGCCGAGTTCCCCAGCGATCGCCCCGCCGCCGCCGTGCTCAAGCACACCAACCCCTGCGGTGTGGGGATGGGCGATACGCTAGCTAGCGCCTACCGCCGCGCCTACGATGCCGACGATGTCTCGGCCTTTGGCGGCATTGTGGTGCTCAATCGCCCCATCGATGCCGACACCGCCGAGCAGCTGACGGGTACGTTTTTAGAGTGCATTGTGGCTCCGGGGTGCGATCGCGCCGCCCAAGACATCCTCGCCAAAAAGCAAAACCTGCGAGTGCTGGTGCTAGAGGATCTACTGACCGGGCCAACCCAGGTGGTGAATGCGATCGCAGGCGGCTTCTTGCTCCAGGCTCCCGACACCTACCGCGACGACCCCGCTACCTGGCAGATTGTTACGGAGGCCAAGCCCACCGAGGCCGAGCTGGCCGAAATGCTGTTTGCTTGGCGGGTGGTGAAGCATGTGAAATCGAATGCGATCGTCGTCACTCACCAGCAGCAAACCCTCGGCATTGGGGCCGGGCAGATGAACCGCGTGGGCTCCGTCAGCATCGCCCTAGCGCAGGCGGGGGCAAAAGCCCAAGGCGCGGTGCTAGCCAGCGATGGCTTCTTTCCCTTCGACGACTCGGTGCGCACCGCCGCCGCTGCAGGCATTCGGACGGTGGTGCAGCCCGGCGGTAGCCGCCGCGACGACGACTCGATTAAAGCGGCCAACGAGCTGGGCCTGATTATGGCCATGACCGGCGTACGGCATTTCCTGCATTAG
- the yidD gene encoding membrane protein insertion efficiency factor YidD — MKQVLLLLIHGYRRLLSPLFPPTCRFNPTCSQYALTAIERFGPAKGSWLAARRITRCHPFHPGGYDPVPEEPAAESDIAQK; from the coding sequence ATGAAGCAAGTTTTGCTGCTCCTCATCCATGGCTATCGACGGCTGCTGTCGCCGCTGTTTCCGCCCACTTGTCGGTTTAACCCGACCTGCTCTCAGTACGCGCTGACGGCGATCGAGCGGTTTGGCCCGGCGAAGGGGAGCTGGCTAGCGGCTCGACGGATTACGCGCTGTCACCCCTTTCATCCCGGCGGCTACGACCCGGTTCCTGAAGAGCCCGCCGCTGAATCGGATATCGCTCAAAAGTAG
- a CDS encoding SDR family NAD(P)-dependent oxidoreductase, which translates to MAKLCVIVGMGEGNGMAIARKFASQGFAIAMVARNEAKLKAYQATFETEGITSHYFLADAGDEAALTAAFAAIQTQSGTPEVLIYNAAVPRMESVLQTRYDTLVNDFKANVAGAIACVQAILPAMQTEQKGTLLFTGGGFVLYPDPNFVSLSLGKAGIRVLASTLHAALKDSPIKVGTVTICGTVNGDDPKYSSDLIAEEYWKLHIAENGEYETIY; encoded by the coding sequence ATGGCAAAGTTGTGCGTCATTGTAGGTATGGGTGAAGGCAACGGCATGGCGATCGCCCGCAAGTTTGCTAGTCAAGGCTTTGCGATCGCTATGGTCGCCCGTAACGAAGCCAAGCTGAAAGCCTACCAAGCCACCTTTGAAACCGAGGGTATCACCTCCCACTATTTCTTAGCCGATGCAGGGGATGAGGCCGCCCTAACGGCTGCGTTTGCCGCTATTCAAACCCAGTCGGGCACGCCAGAAGTGCTAATCTACAACGCCGCGGTGCCCCGCATGGAAAGCGTATTGCAGACCAGATACGACACCTTGGTCAACGACTTTAAAGCCAATGTAGCGGGGGCGATCGCCTGCGTTCAAGCTATCCTGCCCGCGATGCAGACTGAGCAAAAAGGCACGCTGCTGTTCACGGGCGGCGGGTTTGTCCTCTACCCCGACCCCAACTTTGTCTCTCTTTCCTTAGGCAAAGCGGGCATTCGGGTGCTGGCCAGTACGCTCCACGCTGCACTGAAGGATTCGCCAATTAAAGTCGGTACTGTCACCATCTGCGGCACAGTCAACGGCGATGACCCCAAGTACAGCAGCGACCTGATTGCTGAAGAATACTGGAAGCTCCACATTGCTGAAAATGGGGAATACGAAACGATCTATTGA
- a CDS encoding DUF2283 domain-containing protein, protein MAIANYQEALPYLRFLPLLHDLPKQPFFVVYDAQADVLYIDFNNPPQSAGDSEITDDDIVIRYNDAEAIVGLTILNASQR, encoded by the coding sequence ATGGCTATAGCCAACTATCAAGAAGCCCTACCTTACCTCAGATTTTTGCCCCTGCTGCACGATCTGCCTAAGCAGCCTTTCTTTGTGGTGTATGACGCGCAGGCTGATGTTCTCTATATTGACTTCAACAATCCGCCTCAGTCTGCGGGCGATAGCGAAATCACCGATGATGACATTGTGATCCGCTACAACGATGCCGAAGCCATCGTTGGACTGACTATCCTCAATGCAAGTCAGCGTTAG
- the ffh gene encoding signal recognition particle protein, with amino-acid sequence MFEALSDRLESAWKSLRGQDKISESNIDSALREVRRALLEADVNLQVIKDFIAQVKENALGIEVVKGVSPDQQFIKVVNDELIRLMGDTNAPLADSPTKPTVVLMAGLQGTGKTTATAKLALHLRKENRSTLLVATDVYRPAAIDQLVTLGKQIDVPVFELGTDANPVDIARQGIEKAKADGVDTVIVDTAGRLQIDPKMMAELADIKTAIHPDEVLLVVDAMTGQEAANLTRTFHDEIGITGAILTKMDGDARGGAALSVRQISGQPIKFIGVGEKVEALQPFYPDRMASRILGMGDVLTLVEKAQEAVDIADAEKLTQKILEAEFDFDDFLKQMRFMKSMGSLGGIMKLIPGMGKQITGDMLEQGEAQLKRCEAMINSMTTQERKQPNLLSSSPSRRRRIAKGSGHQEKDVGKLVSDFTKMRTMMQQMGRGGGFPGMGGMPGMGGGMPGMGGGMPGLPGMGGGPQPGFRAPSNKKQKAHKKKKGFGQL; translated from the coding sequence ATGTTTGAAGCCCTGTCCGATCGCCTTGAGTCTGCCTGGAAAAGCCTGCGTGGCCAGGACAAAATCAGCGAGTCCAACATCGACAGCGCCCTGCGCGAGGTGCGCCGTGCCCTGCTAGAGGCCGATGTCAACCTCCAGGTGATCAAAGACTTTATCGCCCAGGTCAAAGAAAACGCCTTGGGCATTGAGGTGGTCAAAGGGGTAAGCCCCGACCAGCAGTTCATCAAAGTGGTGAACGACGAACTCATCCGGCTCATGGGCGACACCAACGCCCCTCTGGCCGACTCTCCGACTAAGCCCACCGTGGTGCTGATGGCGGGCCTTCAGGGTACGGGTAAAACCACTGCTACTGCCAAGCTGGCCCTGCACCTGCGCAAAGAAAACCGCAGCACCCTACTGGTCGCCACCGACGTTTATCGCCCTGCGGCGATCGATCAGCTGGTCACCCTCGGCAAGCAGATCGACGTGCCCGTGTTTGAGCTGGGCACCGACGCCAACCCAGTGGATATCGCTCGCCAGGGCATTGAGAAAGCCAAAGCCGATGGCGTTGACACTGTCATTGTCGACACCGCCGGTCGTTTGCAGATCGACCCCAAAATGATGGCCGAACTGGCCGACATCAAAACTGCCATTCACCCCGACGAAGTGCTGCTGGTAGTCGATGCCATGACCGGCCAGGAAGCTGCTAACCTCACCCGCACTTTCCACGACGAGATTGGCATTACCGGGGCCATTCTCACCAAAATGGATGGCGATGCCCGCGGTGGTGCGGCCCTGTCGGTGCGGCAAATTTCGGGCCAGCCGATCAAGTTCATTGGTGTGGGCGAAAAGGTAGAGGCTCTGCAACCCTTCTACCCCGATCGCATGGCCTCCCGCATTTTGGGCATGGGCGATGTGCTTACTCTGGTCGAAAAAGCTCAGGAAGCCGTTGACATTGCCGATGCCGAAAAGCTGACGCAGAAAATTCTCGAAGCCGAGTTTGACTTCGACGACTTTCTCAAGCAGATGCGCTTTATGAAGAGCATGGGCTCCTTGGGCGGCATCATGAAGCTGATCCCAGGTATGGGCAAGCAGATTACTGGAGACATGCTAGAACAGGGCGAGGCTCAGCTCAAGCGCTGCGAAGCCATGATCAACTCCATGACCACCCAGGAGCGCAAGCAGCCCAACTTGCTCTCTAGCTCACCCAGCCGCCGCCGCCGCATTGCCAAAGGCTCGGGCCATCAAGAAAAAGACGTGGGCAAGCTGGTCAGCGACTTTACTAAAATGCGCACTATGATGCAGCAGATGGGTCGGGGCGGTGGCTTCCCTGGTATGGGTGGTATGCCCGGCATGGGTGGCGGTATGCCGGGTATGGGCGGTGGAATGCCGGGGCTACCGGGCATGGGCGGCGGGCCTCAGCCAGGGTTTCGTGCCCCCAGCAATAAGAAGCAAAAAGCTCATAAGAAAAAGAAGGGCTTTGGCCAGCTTTAG
- a CDS encoding antibiotic biosynthesis monooxygenase, translated as MISDLPVTVDVMQSVRPGKDREFETLLEKIIGTASTFEGYLGSSVFRPNEQNPSEYRIIFKFDRLENLKRWENSTARQKFLSVAKELTVDDGTFSIITGLETWFTLPAKPGVKPPARYKMVLVSGVAIFAINRVLVLLPTAWLAPFPPLVQLLILVFITTALMTYVVMPRLTKLLASWLYPQL; from the coding sequence ATGATTAGTGACCTTCCCGTAACGGTGGATGTAATGCAAAGCGTCAGACCCGGCAAAGACCGTGAGTTTGAGACTTTATTAGAGAAAATTATCGGCACCGCCAGCACCTTTGAAGGTTATTTAGGCTCCTCGGTCTTTCGACCTAATGAACAAAACCCGTCGGAATATCGCATCATTTTCAAGTTTGATCGGCTAGAAAATTTGAAGCGTTGGGAAAACTCCACCGCTCGTCAAAAGTTTTTGAGCGTAGCCAAAGAACTCACAGTTGATGATGGCACATTCTCAATTATTACTGGCTTAGAAACCTGGTTTACGCTGCCTGCGAAACCAGGTGTGAAACCTCCCGCCCGTTACAAGATGGTTCTAGTTTCTGGAGTGGCCATTTTTGCCATCAACCGGGTGCTGGTGTTGCTGCCTACAGCCTGGTTAGCACCATTTCCGCCGTTGGTGCAGTTACTAATTTTAGTGTTTATTACAACGGCGCTAATGACCTATGTAGTCATGCCTAGGCTGACCAAGTTACTAGCTAGTTGGCTCTATCCCCAGCTTTAG
- a CDS encoding ester cyclase, which translates to MSDIESQNLAIAHRFVAQFLGKGDLSIAAELLDENVQVTTGLKPSGPINGIEEYTQVFSDFYAAFPDVEPLTIEDGFAAGDRVVVRFKSFQQHVKDYFGIPKSDRVITFHETHVMRILKGKIVGNIVSATNLEFEMLMAPVLAPLILN; encoded by the coding sequence ATGAGTGATATAGAATCTCAAAATTTGGCAATTGCTCATCGATTTGTCGCCCAATTTCTGGGGAAAGGCGATCTGAGCATCGCAGCGGAACTACTCGATGAAAACGTGCAGGTGACTACTGGCTTGAAGCCCAGCGGCCCCATCAATGGTATTGAAGAATACACACAGGTGTTTTCTGATTTCTACGCGGCCTTTCCCGATGTGGAACCCCTAACTATTGAAGACGGTTTTGCGGCAGGCGATCGCGTAGTAGTGCGCTTCAAGTCATTTCAGCAGCATGTGAAAGACTATTTTGGCATTCCCAAGAGCGATCGCGTCATTACCTTTCACGAAACTCACGTTATGCGCATTCTCAAAGGCAAGATTGTGGGAAACATTGTCAGCGCTACGAACTTAGAATTTGAAATGCTGATGGCTCCTGTGTTAGCGCCTTTGATTCTTAACTAA
- a CDS encoding creatininase family protein produces MLLHLCTWPEVEAYLTQSSGIILPIGSTEQHGPTGLIGTDAICAEVVAKGVGEAANALVGPTINVGMALHHTAFPGSMTLRPSTLIAVILDYLTPLVRHGFTRFFFVNGHGGNIATLKAAFAEAYTALAHDQIPNAERVRCKTANWFMARSVYTLAKELYGDQEGSHATPSEVALTQYAYPDFIKQAPLEPQVAPSGHAIYSPTDFRLRYPDGRMGSNPALATPEHGQQLYEAAVKELTSDYLAFLAAE; encoded by the coding sequence ATGCTGCTGCACCTCTGCACCTGGCCCGAAGTTGAGGCCTACCTGACTCAGTCGTCGGGCATTATTTTGCCGATTGGTTCTACAGAACAGCACGGCCCCACTGGCCTGATTGGCACTGACGCCATCTGTGCCGAGGTGGTGGCCAAGGGCGTAGGAGAAGCCGCCAATGCCCTGGTTGGCCCCACCATCAACGTCGGCATGGCGCTGCACCACACGGCCTTTCCCGGCTCTATGACCCTGCGCCCCAGCACGCTCATCGCCGTCATTTTGGATTACCTCACACCCCTGGTGCGCCACGGCTTTACTCGGTTCTTTTTTGTCAATGGCCACGGCGGCAATATCGCTACTCTGAAGGCGGCCTTTGCCGAAGCCTACACTGCCCTAGCCCATGACCAAATTCCCAATGCTGAGCGGGTGCGCTGCAAGACGGCCAACTGGTTTATGGCGCGATCGGTCTACACTCTCGCGAAGGAACTCTACGGCGACCAAGAAGGCTCCCACGCTACCCCCAGCGAGGTGGCTCTAACTCAGTACGCCTATCCTGATTTCATTAAGCAGGCTCCGCTAGAGCCGCAGGTAGCTCCGTCGGGCCATGCGATCTACAGCCCGACAGACTTTCGCTTGCGCTACCCCGATGGCCGCATGGGCTCGAACCCGGCTCTAGCCACCCCCGAGCATGGGCAGCAGCTCTACGAGGCAGCGGTGAAAGAACTCACCAGCGACTATCTGGCGTTTTTAGCGGCAGAGTAA
- a CDS encoding LysR substrate-binding domain-containing protein: MSASLGRLRSLFDDDLFVRVGREMRPTAKANAIAPQITAALDTIRATLAEPHSFTPLSSQRVFTFATSDYFANLILPKILVAFKQQAPHIGLRLITVEKESFVELIEGEIIDLALGTFADLPSHVLEENLLMERFLGVCRLNHPALENDKVSLENFVAFPHALFTLRRDAVGIVDQILAEQGLQRRVALTVPYWLALPTAIATSDLLAAIPSCLEQHFLQYYPLQVFELPLDVPHWVISMAWSKLSDRDAANLWLRQTIREVCQSIELELYGSRHASGA, from the coding sequence ATGAGCGCAAGCTTGGGCAGATTGCGATCGCTCTTTGATGACGACCTGTTCGTGCGGGTAGGGCGAGAAATGCGGCCTACCGCCAAGGCTAATGCGATCGCCCCCCAGATCACCGCAGCCCTAGATACCATTCGAGCCACCTTGGCAGAACCGCACTCCTTCACCCCGCTCAGTTCGCAACGGGTATTTACCTTCGCTACATCTGACTATTTTGCCAACTTGATTTTGCCAAAAATACTAGTCGCATTTAAGCAACAAGCACCGCACATTGGTCTACGCTTGATTACTGTCGAAAAAGAGTCATTTGTAGAGTTAATTGAAGGTGAAATCATCGACTTGGCACTGGGAACGTTTGCAGATTTGCCCAGCCATGTTCTTGAAGAAAACCTGCTAATGGAGCGATTCCTTGGAGTCTGTCGATTAAATCATCCCGCCCTTGAAAATGACAAAGTTAGCCTAGAGAATTTTGTTGCATTTCCCCACGCGCTCTTTACGCTGCGGCGGGATGCCGTCGGTATTGTTGACCAAATTCTGGCTGAGCAAGGTCTACAGCGGCGCGTTGCGCTGACGGTGCCCTACTGGTTGGCATTACCAACGGCGATCGCCACCTCTGATCTCCTTGCAGCCATTCCCTCCTGCCTAGAACAGCACTTTCTCCAGTACTATCCCCTACAGGTCTTTGAACTCCCCCTTGATGTGCCCCACTGGGTAATCTCGATGGCTTGGAGCAAACTCAGCGATCGCGATGCGGCCAATCTGTGGCTGCGGCAAACCATTCGAGAAGTCTGTCAAAGTATCGAGCTTGAATTGTATGGATCAAGGCATGCAAGTGGCGCTTAA
- a CDS encoding GNAT family N-acetyltransferase translates to MLLSPQDGTPLLSSNLGGPLLWASMITQEPTLNTPRLRLRLGKPSDITEILRYYHDNSDYLQPFEPQRPDDFYTPDFWRNVLNARRNDFYSGQAVKLFIFSRDEPSQVMGTINLNTIIRGAFQGATLGYGLSAEHQGQGYMTEAGKAIVAYAFDNLNLHRVMANYMPHNHRSANVLKRLGFQIEGIARDYLFIDGQWQDHVMTSLINPNWQMPEP, encoded by the coding sequence ATGCTCCTCTCACCGCAGGATGGCACTCCATTGCTCAGCTCAAACCTCGGTGGGCCACTACTATGGGCATCAATGATCACTCAAGAGCCCACGCTCAACACCCCACGGCTGCGGCTGCGGCTTGGCAAACCCAGCGACATTACCGAGATTTTGCGCTACTACCACGACAACAGCGACTATCTACAACCCTTTGAGCCCCAGCGGCCAGACGACTTTTACACCCCAGACTTTTGGCGAAATGTGCTGAATGCCCGCCGCAACGATTTCTACTCTGGTCAGGCGGTGAAGCTGTTTATCTTTTCTCGCGATGAGCCGAGCCAGGTGATGGGCACCATCAATCTCAACACCATCATTCGCGGCGCGTTTCAGGGGGCTACCTTGGGCTATGGCCTCTCTGCTGAGCACCAGGGCCAAGGCTATATGACCGAGGCTGGCAAGGCGATCGTTGCCTACGCCTTTGACAATCTCAATCTGCACCGGGTAATGGCCAACTATATGCCCCACAACCACCGCAGCGCCAACGTGCTCAAACGGCTAGGCTTTCAGATCGAAGGCATTGCCCGCGACTACCTATTCATCGACGGCCAGTGGCAAGACCACGTGATGACCAGCTTGATCAACCCCAACTGGCAGATGCCAGAGCCTTAA
- a CDS encoding SMP-30/gluconolactonase/LRE family protein produces the protein MALPDLYANTPVELVSAQSLATFPINTFLENLAIAPNGDIFVTSHEAGEIFKLDTHHNLTQYAKLDGKVTGIVITGSDNLLVNGWTAEGVPLIATLAQGTVQSLQTVPEGAFLNGITAIAPDLYLMADSYRGAIWLFELATKAVKVWLEHPLLARSDSDDPFPAANGLKRFGNDLYVSNTQQKLLLRIPLNNNLAPQEPKIFVSDTNIDDFAFDAHGNLYGATHVYNSVLRIKPDGQTTIIAQSEQGVTGCTAVAFHGTDLYVVNNGGMFLPLPGGVEPAQIVRLEVGITGAPHLEATP, from the coding sequence ATGGCCCTTCCAGATCTCTATGCCAACACACCCGTTGAGCTAGTTTCAGCTCAATCTCTAGCGACTTTTCCAATCAATACGTTTTTAGAAAACCTGGCGATCGCCCCAAATGGCGATATCTTTGTCACTAGCCACGAAGCCGGAGAAATTTTTAAGCTCGACACCCATCACAACCTCACTCAATATGCCAAGCTTGACGGCAAAGTCACGGGCATTGTTATCACCGGGTCAGACAACCTTTTGGTCAACGGATGGACTGCGGAGGGTGTGCCATTGATTGCAACGCTAGCGCAAGGAACGGTTCAGTCGTTGCAAACTGTTCCTGAGGGCGCTTTTCTCAATGGCATTACAGCCATCGCACCCGACTTGTACCTCATGGCCGATTCCTACCGAGGAGCAATTTGGCTCTTTGAATTAGCAACTAAGGCCGTTAAAGTTTGGCTAGAGCACCCGCTATTGGCCCGTAGCGACAGCGATGATCCCTTCCCAGCCGCCAACGGGTTGAAGCGATTTGGAAACGATTTATATGTATCTAACACGCAGCAAAAGCTGCTGCTGCGCATTCCCCTAAACAACAATTTGGCACCCCAAGAGCCCAAAATTTTTGTGTCGGACACTAATATTGATGATTTTGCCTTTGATGCCCACGGCAATCTCTATGGGGCAACCCATGTCTACAACAGCGTGCTGCGCATCAAGCCCGATGGCCAAACGACAATTATCGCTCAATCTGAGCAGGGGGTCACTGGCTGCACCGCTGTAGCCTTTCACGGCACAGATTTGTACGTTGTCAACAATGGAGGCATGTTTTTACCGCTACCAGGGGGCGTTGAGCCGGCCCAAATCGTACGGCTTGAGGTGGGCATTACCGGCGCACCCCACTTGGAAGCCACACCATGA
- a CDS encoding DUF6679 family protein, translating into MSVDVTCEGAAIMLHRKIYQLCCDGQDVWIFLRDQQRWIERAKILDIEGDLVTFRYETEEEDEICSWEEMVRLESIGAVTKRLAAVPRGDVEINVSEDCPETEQLSDPYPESNAD; encoded by the coding sequence ATGAGCGTTGATGTTACCTGTGAAGGAGCCGCGATTATGCTACACCGCAAGATCTATCAACTCTGTTGTGATGGTCAAGATGTGTGGATTTTTCTACGGGATCAACAGCGTTGGATTGAGCGGGCGAAGATTTTAGACATTGAAGGCGATCTGGTCACTTTTCGCTACGAAACTGAGGAAGAAGACGAGATTTGCTCTTGGGAAGAAATGGTGCGTCTAGAGAGCATTGGCGCAGTCACCAAGCGCCTCGCCGCTGTCCCCCGAGGCGATGTCGAGATTAATGTCTCTGAAGATTGCCCCGAGACTGAGCAACTGAGTGACCCTTACCCAGAGTCAAACGCTGACTAG
- a CDS encoding MOSC domain-containing protein: MQILSINSGRPETITIGQRVATTGIFKTPIAGQVHVSTQGLVGDTIADTAHHGGVDQAVYLYSAEDYAWWEAELQRPIPFGTFGENLTLSSFGPQPLRAGDRIAINAVLLEVTFPRIPCSTLAARMSDATFVQQFIQARRPGAYTRVLSTGDLQVNDPVTMEYASPGFPTLTELSDLWHDRDRHPDLLRKGLNAPIAERFKAIFQQWLERGSTPSDSVAHED; the protein is encoded by the coding sequence ATGCAGATTCTATCTATCAACAGCGGTCGGCCCGAAACCATAACCATTGGGCAACGGGTCGCTACCACAGGCATCTTTAAGACACCGATCGCAGGGCAGGTGCACGTCAGTACCCAAGGGCTGGTGGGAGATACGATAGCCGATACAGCCCACCACGGGGGCGTAGACCAGGCCGTTTATCTCTACAGCGCCGAAGACTACGCTTGGTGGGAGGCTGAGCTACAGCGCCCGATTCCCTTTGGTACTTTTGGTGAAAACCTCACACTCTCAAGCTTTGGGCCTCAACCACTCCGGGCTGGCGATCGCATCGCGATCAACGCCGTCTTGCTTGAAGTCACCTTCCCGCGCATTCCATGCTCCACCCTCGCAGCCCGGATGAGTGACGCCACTTTCGTCCAGCAGTTTATCCAGGCCCGGCGACCGGGAGCCTACACCCGAGTGTTATCAACCGGCGATCTACAGGTAAACGATCCAGTCACCATGGAGTATGCTTCCCCCGGCTTTCCGACCCTAACAGAACTATCTGACCTGTGGCATGACAGGGATCGCCACCCCGATCTGCTTCGCAAAGGGCTCAACGCCCCGATTGCAGAACGGTTCAAAGCAATCTTTCAGCAGTGGCTAGAGCGGGGCTCAACGCCTTCTGATTCTGTGGCACATGAGGACTAA